From Oreochromis aureus strain Israel breed Guangdong linkage group 4, ZZ_aureus, whole genome shotgun sequence, a single genomic window includes:
- the s1pr2 gene encoding sphingosine 1-phosphate receptor 2, which produces MNLCRKAVVHCRPVIMGSKYSQYYNKTVIRLYYTYAKNMTEEEMREDIKKKQKEHPSGLEILIIILCTFIILENLMVLTAVFRNKKFHSAMFFFIGNLAFSDLLAGSAYIANIFLSGAKTFELFPIQWFIREGTVFIALSASVFSLLAIAIERYIAITKVKVYGSHKTCRMFLLIGACWVTSILLGGLPIIGWNCIDNLPECSAVLPLYSKKYIVFVVTVFSLLLLSIVILYVKIYLIVRSSHQEATNSQAYSLLKTVTIVLGVFIVCWLPAFTILLLDSSCSIYSCPILSKSSTFFCIATLNSALNPVIYTLRSKDMRREFLRLICCWGVLQSGRPSERCLVPLKSSSSLEHCTNKLEHQKMPIMKECTTCV; this is translated from the coding sequence ATGAATCTTTGTCGTAAAGCCGTTGTGCATTGCCGCCCTGTCATCATGGGGAGCAAATATTCCCAGTACTACAATAAGACTGTGATTCGCTTATACTACACCTATGCTAAAAACATGACCGAGGAGGAAATGAGGGAAgacattaagaaaaaacaaaaagaacatccCTCCGGTCTCGAAATATTGATCATCATCCTTTGCACATTCATCATCCTTGAGAATCTGATGGTCCTGACTGCCGTCTTCCGCAACAAGAAGTTCCATTCGGCTATGTTTTTCTTCATCGGCAACCTGGCATTCTCTGACCTGCTTGCAGGCTCAGCATATATAGCCAACATTTTTCTATCAGGGGCAAAGACATTTGAGCTGTTCCCAATACAGTGGTTCATCAGGGAAGGCACAGTGTTCATTGCTCTGTCAGCTTCAGTCTTCAGCCTGTTGGCAATAGCTATAGAGCGCTATATCGCTATCACCAAGGTAAAGGTGTACGGCTCCCACAAAACATGCCGAATGTTTCTGCTGATCGGAGCTTGTTGGGTTACCTCCATCCTTCTCGGAGGACTCCCCATCATCGGCTGGAACTGCATCGACAACCTCCCTGAATGCTCGGCAGTTTTGCCACTTTACTCTAAGAAATACATTGTGTTTGTCGTCACTGTTTTCAGCCTCCTACTACTCTCTATTGTCATCCTCTATGTGAAAATTTATTTGATTGTACGCTCCAGCCACCAGGAAGCAACCAACTCACAAGCCTATTCCCTTTTGAAAACGGTCACAATAGTGCTGGGAGTCTTCATTGTCTGCTGGCTGCCCGCTTTTACAATTCTCCTTCTGGATTCGTCCTGCAGCATATATTCCTGCCCTATCCTCTCCAAATCAAGCACCTTTTTTTGCATTGCCACTCTGAATTCTGCGCTTAACCCAGTGATCTACACGCTGCGCAGTAAGGACATGAGAAGGGAGTTCCTCCGTTTGATTTGCTGCTGGGGCGTGCTGCAAAGTGGGCGGCCTTCTGAACGTTGTCTGGTCCCTCTAAAGAGTTCCAGCTCTCTGGAACACTGCACCAACAAACTTGAACACCAGAAAATGCCTATTATGAAAGAATGTACCACCTGCGTTTGA